A window of the Bufo gargarizans isolate SCDJY-AF-19 chromosome 1, ASM1485885v1, whole genome shotgun sequence genome harbors these coding sequences:
- the LOC122925175 gene encoding oocyte zinc finger protein XlCOF7.1-like isoform X1, with protein sequence MDRNRDKMVERIINLTLEILFQLTGEDYTVVKKTSSVHCQAPVSEGWGRTLSPITGPPPHSLIHEDINEQKILELTHKMVELLTGEVPIRCQDVTVYFSMEEWEYVERHKDLYKDILVEDYWPLASPGRSSKTTTPERCPSPLLPQDHQHFNQDKDLNNFKATEMYVRGDDQNKVEIPTETYVRGDDQYKENILIETHVRGDNHYKEDILTDTYVRGDDQCKEDILRYTYVKSDDQCKEEIPTYTYVRGDNHYKEDILTETYVRGDDQYKEDILTETYVRGDDQYKEDISADNCPDDSTWSSEGHLISSYFTADDCGIKQDTYEDRAIISDIISALSSDPLQHPQSYDSSQTVKKNITHRRCFVRQSAHTGEKPYSCPVCEKCFTRKSALVEHQKTHTGEKPYSCPVCKKCFTRKAALVEHQKTHTGEKPYSCSECGKCFTRKAALLEHKKTHTGEKPFLCSECGKSFTMKSHLAEHQKTHTGEKPFSCPECGKCFRIKSILVTHKRTHTGEKPFSCSECGKCFTQRSNFFQHKKTHTGEKPFLCSECGMCYSQKAHLIEHQKIHTGEKPFSCPECGKCFSRKSHLIVHQRTHIVKMQFSCPVCGKFFSRKSALIAHERTHTEKTFLCIECGKYFTNKAYLLNHQRAHTME encoded by the exons ATGGATAGGAACAGAGACAAGATGGTGGAGaggataataaatctcaccctagagatactCTTCcaacttactggagag GATTACACAgtggtgaagaagacctctagtgtgCACTGTCAGGCtcctgtgtctgaaggatggggaagaaccctgagcccaatcacgGGGCCTCCACCTCACTCCCTGATACATGAGGACATCAATgaacagaagatcctagaactcacccacaagatggtggagctgctgactggagag gttcctataaggtgtcaggatgtcactgtctatttctccatggaggagtgggagtatgtagaaagacacaaggatctgtacaaggacatcTTGGTAGAGGACTATTGGCCCCTcgcatcaccag GTAGATCCAGTAAAACAacaacaccagagagatgtcccagtcctcttcttccacaggatcatcag cattttaATCAAGATAAAGATCTAAACAATTTTAAagctacagagatgtatgtgaggggtgatgaccagAATAAGGTGGAAATTCCTACTGAGACCTATGTGAGAGGTGATGACCAGTATAAGGAGAACATTCTTATTGAGACCCATGTGAGAGGTGATAACCACTATAAGGAGGACATCCTAACTGACACCTATGTGAGAGGTGATGATCAGTGTAAGGAAGACATTCTTAGATACACATATGTGAAAAGTGATGACCAGTGTAAGGAAGAAATTCCTACATACACATATGTGAGAGGTGATAACCACTATAAGGAGGACATCCTTACTGAGACCTATGTGAGAGGTGATGACCAGTATAAGGAGGACATCCTTACTGAGACCTATGTGAGAGGTGATGACCAGTATAAGGAGGACATTTCTGCAGACAACTGCCCAG ATGATAGTACTTGGAGCTCAGAGGGACATCTGATATCTTCATATTTTACAGCTGATGATTGTGGTATCAAACAAGACACATATGAAGATCGTGCCATTATCTCAGATATAATCTCAGCTCTATCATCTGACCCTCTTCAACATCCTCAATCTTAtgattcatcacagactgttAAGAAGAATATAACTCACAGAAGATGTTTTGTACGTCAAAGTgcacacacaggggagaagccatattcatgtccagtatgtgagaaatgttttactcgGAAATCAGCTCTTGTTGAACATCAaaaaactcacacaggggagaagccatattcatgtccagtATGTAAGAAATGTTTTACTCGGAAAGCAGCTCTTGTTGAACATCAaaaaactcacacaggggagaagccatattcatgttcagaatgcgggaaatgttttactcGGAAAGCAGCTCTTCTCGAACATAAAAAAACTCACACGGGAGAGAAaccatttttatgttcagaatgcggAAAAAgttttactatgaaatcacatcTTGCTGAACATCaaaaaactcacacaggagagaagccattttcttgtccagaatgtgggaaatgttttcgcATCAAATCAATTCTTGTTACACataagagaactcacacaggggagaagccattttcatgttccgaatgtgggaaatgttttacgcaGAGATCAAATTTTTTCCAACATAAAAAAACTCACACGGGAGAGAAGCCGTTTTTATGTTCAGAGTGCGGGATGTGTTATTCTCAGAAAGCACATCTTAttgaacatcagaaaattcacacaggagagaagccgttttcatgtccagaatgtggaaaatgttttagtcGGAAATCACATCTTATTGTACATCAAAGAACTCACATAGTGAAGATGCAATTTTCGTGTCCCGTATGTGGAAAGTTTTTTAGCCGCAAGTCGGCTCTAATCGCACATGAGAGAACTCATacagaaaaaacatttttatgtatagaatgtgggaaatattttaccAACAAAGCATATCTTCTGAACCATCAAAGAGCTCACACAATGGAgtag